Proteins from a single region of Punica granatum isolate Tunisia-2019 chromosome 8, ASM765513v2, whole genome shotgun sequence:
- the LOC116187370 gene encoding probable boron transporter 6, producing MERSSSPKKPMAGIVKDVKGRVACYRQDWVCASCIGVRILAPTAFIFFASALPVIAFGEQLSRDTDGSLSTVETLASTAICGIIHSILGGQPLLILGVAEPTVIMYTYLYNFAKSRPDLGQDLYLAWAAWVCVWTSILLCLLAIFNACTIITRFTRVAGELFGMLIAVLFIQQATKGLVSEFNIPKAENAELLKYHFEWLYANGLLAVIFAFGLLYTALKSRTARSWKYGTRWFRGFIADYGVPLMVLSWTALSFTVPRKVPDGVPRRLFCPLPWESASLYHWTVIKDMGRVPPMYIFAAFIPALMIAGLYFFDHSVASQMAQQKEFNLKKPSAYHYDMLLLGLMTLLCGLLGIPPSNGVLPQSPMHTKSLAVLRGQVIRKRMVQSAKESMKQQASNSEIYGKMQAVFIEMDSAPNTPSAAAKELADLKEAVMKTEQDEGETNKVFDPEKCIDAFLPVRVNEQRMSNLLQSVLVGLSVCAIPVIKLIPTSVLWGYFAYMAIDSLPGNQFWERILLLFITPSRRYKVLERVHASFIESVPFKSIAMFTIFQFVYLLVCFGITWIPIAGILFPLPFFLLISIRQHLLPKLFKQSHLQELDAAEYEEIAAMPYRSRSLSLSFKDTKPPDTSGGEESEEDFYDAEMLDEMTTRRGELKLRTVSFKEEMLLHVQSEDPSRT from the exons ATGGAAAGGAGTAGTAGCCCGAAGAAGCCCATGGCCGGGATCGTCAAAGATGTCAAAGGAAGAGTGGCCTGCTACCGGCAGGACTGGGTCTGCGCATCCTGCATAGGAGTGAG GATATTGGCACCGACTGCATTTATCTTCTTTGCTTCTGCACTTCCCGTGATAGCCTTCGGGGAGCAACTCAGCCGGGATACAG ATGGAAGCTTGAGCACGGTGGAGACATTGGCATCTACAGCAATATGTGGGATCATCCACTCGATACTCGGAGGACAGCCCCTTTTGATCTTAGGAGTTGCAGAACCAACTGTTATAATGTACACATACCTGTACAATTTCGCCAAGTCACGACCCGACCTGGGCCAAGACCTCTATTTAGCTTGGGCTGCATG GGTTTGCGTCTGGACCTCAATTTTGCTGTGCCTGCTAGCGATATTCAATGCGTGCACAATCATTACCCGATTCACGAGGGTCGCAGGGGAACTCTTCGGGATGTTGATCGCAGTCCTCTTCATTCAACAAGCCACTAAG GGACTAGTGAGCGAATTCAATATCCCAAAAGCTGAAAATGCTGAGTTACTGAAGTACCACTTCGAGTGGTTATATGCCAATGGACTGCTTGCGGTGATCTTTGCGTTTGGTTTGCTGTACACTGCTCTGAAGAGCCGTACGGCAAGGTCATGGAAATATGGAACCC GCTGGTTTCGAGGTTTTATAGCAGACTACGGAGTTCCTCTGATGGTTCTGTCCTGGACAGCACTGTCCTTCACCGTGCCGAGAAAAGTTCCTGATGGGGTCCCCAGAAGGCTCTTCTGCCCACTCCCATGGGAATCGGCATCCCTCTACCACTGGACCGTGATTAAG GATATGGGAAGAGTTCCACCGATGTACATTTTTGCTGCCTTTATCCCGGCCCTTATGATCGCAGGCTTATATTTCTTTGACCATAGCGTGGCCTCGCAAATGGCGCAGCAGAAAGAATTTAATCTCAAGAAGCCTTCTGCTTATCACTACGACATGTTGTTGCTTGGTTTAATG ACTTTGCTTTGCGGGCTACTTGGAATTCCGCCTTCAAATGGAGTCCTTCCGCAATCTCCTATGCACACAAAGAGCCTAGCTGTTCTCCGGGGACAG GTGATTCGCAAGCGGATGGTTCAGAGTGCAAAAGAAAGCATGAAGCAGCAAGCAAGCAATTCCGAGATTTACGGAAAGATGCAGGCGGTTTTCATCGAAATGGACTCAGCTCCTAAT ACTCCTTCTGCGGCGGCTAAAGAGTTGGCCGACTTGAAGGAGGCAGTCATGAAGACTGAACAGGATGAAGGAGAAACAAACAAGGTGTTCGACCCCGAAAAGTGCATCGATGCTTTCTTGCCCGTCAGGGTTAACGAGCAGAGAATGAGCAACTTATTGCAGTCAGTCCTCGTTGGTTTATCAGTTTGTGCCATCCCGGTGATCAAACTGATACCCACCTCGGTACTTTGGGGTTATTTTGCCTATATGGCTATTGATAGTCTACCAGGAAACCAGTTCTGGGAACGGATCTTGCTCCTCTTCATCACACCGAGTCGACGCTACAA AGTGCTGGAAAGAGTTCATGCCTCATTTATAGAATCAGTGCCATTCAAGTCCATCGCGATGTTCACCATCTTCCAATTCGTGTACCTCTTGGTTTGCTTTGGCATAACGTGGATACCTATAGCCGGAATCCTATTCCCCCTGCCGTTTTTCCTTCTAATAAGCATAAGACAGCACTTGCTCCCCAAGCTCTTCAAGCAGAGTCACCTCCAAGAACTCGACGCCGCAGAATACGAGGAGATAGCTGCAATGCCATACCGCAGTCGGAGCCTATCCCTCTCATTCAAG GATACAAAGCCACCCGATACTTCTGGAGGTGAGGAAAGCGAAGAGGACTTCTACGACGCCGAGATGTTAGATGAGATGACGACTCGCAGAGGAGAGTTGAAGCTTCGAACCGTGAGCTTCAAAGAAGAAATGCTCTTACAT GTCCAGTCCGAGGACCCATCTCGTACATGA